CAATATAATTTAAGTGTAAAATAACAGGTTTTAATTATGCTTTTTATTGAGCTAAAATCTTTGTCTTGGGTTGTTTTTAACTACTtcctgttattgttgttttgttttgtgcgCATATTGTTTGTATTGGTTATCGaactattaaaaatgtacaaattacaaatacatatttagTGACAATATCCAAACATTAAATAAGTACACTTCATAACAAGTACTTACTTAAGTTTTGCTCCTTcatctgtgaaaataaatttaagTGTTTTGAGTTTATACAACCAGTAGGTGTCATAGTagacacagtaaaaaaaaaccaacaacaggTTCTTCTCTGGCAAGGGGTAGGCTATGTATAGATCTGATTGACAGTATTGAGGGTTTGGTGAAAGTGATGGTAATAAATCCTCTATTGTAAGTAAAGCTCTTTCCTTAGAGTATGTTTCAGTTCGATGTGGTATTCCTCTCCAGGATTCCTGCGGTTATGTTCATAGACGGCCCCATTCACCTCGGTATGAACATGGAAAAGAGATGTTTTCCTGTCGGAACACAAACAATAGTTTAGTCCTGTacataataaactaaatataactCACATGGAAACTGTACAACTCTAACCAGAAGAATGAGATGATGAATTTATGAATTTAGCTCAAAAAATGATGCTTTTGGTTGTTTGCCTGTACCTCCTCTGGCCCTTGTGTAAGGCATCTGTCAGAGCCTTCAGGTAAATGGAGCGATGATAACCTTGCTGCAGGTGATGTTCATCCGTCCAGCAGTGACTCCAAAACACGTCTGCATCTGTAGGAACTGAATTACAGCCATCTGTCTCCAGATCCTCATCCCGATGCTCCATCCTGGCAGAGGGCTGGAACTCGGGGACACCGTACCTCTGGATGAAGAAGAGTTTGGGTTTGCCAGCCAGCATGGGGCACGCATCCGCATTGAAAAGACGTCTGACCATGTCAAGATGTAGACCCGCGCCGTACGAGTCTGTAGCCAGGAGATGACTGGCCGTGCCGCGGCTAATGATGCAGCAGACGAAGCCATCGCCTCCatggttttctctctgtctaaaAATCCCTCTGAGAGTTGAAAGAGTGTCATCCACACTCAGCAATTTGTGGAGGACCACATTGAAGTGAAGAGTCTTAAATGTATCTTCCAACATCTCTGAGGGAGTAAGGAAAGATGAAACCATGCATATAAGTTTTACCCTGATGGAAAgtcactaaataaataaataaaacattatcatACCAGGGCTGCTACTAAAAAAGTGgcttaaaatgtcttcttttgcccaaccaacagtccaaaacctcaAAGATATCAAGTTTACTATTAAATGAGACAAAGAATAgtttcaaatcctcacaaatgagaggctggaaccagggaatgtttatattttttccttcatgaatgaataaaatgataaatcaactatgaaaatatctgcagattaattttctgtcagtggactcatcaattaatcgactggttgtttcagctctaatccAAAGCAAACATAATTATTCAGTAGTATATTCTGATTGTGGGTACAAAGTGTTTTGTGTCTCACCTCCATCATTACCAACACAGTCTATGATAACACATACTCCTCTGGGGTCAGTGTTAAATTTGTACCCATCTAGTGGACTCTGCAACACAAAGGAGCAAGAAGAAACATTTCATTAATGCACGTAAATTGctgctgaaaaacacaacaaagaaagtTATCAGCACATACTTTACCTGATAGTTCTGCTCTCTGTATGCAGGCATTGGTATGTTTTCAGTAGCTGAAATGAAAGTGATGATAAGAAGGTCAACACTACAGTGAAATGCACTGATAGAGCAGGGGCTTTCCAACTCTACTAGGTAAATATAACATAACAATTGCCAATAGCAGTTCCCTTGTCCTGAAATGGGTATTGTGACATTTCTCTGCTAAGCACTTTGGCCTTTATAATTCGCTAATGCCTTACCAATGTGGAGGGACTGTCCCAGTCTTGTTTGCCGTGGAGAATGGGAACTGTTTGTGGTGGGGGTCTGAAACTAAAGAGCAGATGTTTTTCAGAAGTATTAATTtcatgagacaaaaaaaaatatataaaaaaaataagcatgATCTTTTATACACTGTCTTACTCACAGGAACTCTGAGCCTTCGCTGTTGACACGAACATTGTTCTGATGTTGCAGCTGTGAAAAGGtgtaaacagagagaaatacaaGTAAATATAAGTAATAATTTTAGGTACTTTGTATactgtttgtgttatttgttcATAAAAGTATGAGTTAGTTAATGAGCTGACTgtactttttaaacatgcatGCTTTAGGATCAATGTACATGTGAATTTACAGTACTTCGTGGGGATCAAATCATATGTTTCCTGTGCCAGGTATTCTACTTTATTCTTCTTTATCAGCTCACTTCTCTACATTTTTCCTATctaaataatatgtaaaaatgtcataCTTGACATTCCTTTTACTGTAAGTATGAATATTATAAATAGCTCACAAGTCCCACATATGagtttcatttcacattttctcatgGGGCATTTTCTTCCATGTGATTAATTAATTCTGTATACATTTGAGTCATTCAGTGAGTCATTCAGTATTAAAAGGCACACGGGAAATACACTCACCTGTTGTCTTGtacatatttacttttttggCTAGGTCGACCCTGCCGATGTCTCTTAAGCATTCCTCTACAAAGTCCACCTGTTCAGATGAAACTTTATCCAGCTTCTCTAGTTCAGTAATTATGTCCAGGAAATTCTGTCACACAAGAGAGTGGGGTTTCTTTTCAGAGTGTAAAAGAAGCAACATGTCTGTGGTATgcaaaacgaaaaaaaaaaggttttgacattttatggggGGGGTGGGAAGAGGtcaccaacccccccccccccacccacccacacacacaggaacCAGTGTACAGTCATTCTTTCACCTTTGCCTTGTCCATCCTCTCTCGGGGGACCGTGCCACCTAACAAGAATTTCACACTGTCCAGATCTTCACTGGCCATATCCTCACTTATATTAGCCATCAGTACTCTGCAGTGAGGAAGACAATGGTCATTCAAAAGAGCCACATGTATGTTAACTTGGCTTGTTAGACATATTTAGCATTCATCACATATCTTAAAGCATATCTCACCTGAATCTTGGCAGAACTTCCCTGTACTTCAGACTCCTCTCCACCTCGTCCCTGCTGATTCTGAACACCTTCCTCAGGATATCAAAACGTCTCAACTGCAGTACGAGCTCTGCCAGAAACAGGCGACCGTCCTCACAGCTCGTCGCTTTAGACCTCAATATTTCCTTCAGAAAAGTCACACTGTCGTCCGTGTCCAAGTTTTCACACAAGTAGAGGAGCAAACTGCGTTCACTGCTGCTAAGAGACTCGGCTATTAGATTAATATCATGAAGCAGATGTCTGTCTTGAAGAGCCATGGACGCAGGAAGACGATGACCTAATGATGATTGACAAATAAGGATCTTTCACGGTTGATCAGTATGCCTACAAACCGGATCGGATTAAATACTGCGTTAGATTTGAGTTCCGTATGCTAAACTATCATGAAAGTACGTAATTTAGGcctaaaggaaaaacaaaggatTACTGAGAGAGCCTATCTTTTAGCGTCGAAAGTTGAGCACAGACGCGGACGATCTGAAGAGGAATTGAGATTAAAAACAGTGATGACACCACTTCTAGGGGAAGAAACTCtcaaccataaaaaaaaatttgaggCGTTTTAGGTATTTCTAGAGTGGGCGGTTATGggaagtgaaagtgaaactaACAGAGGCGGATGTGCTACACTTAACCCCGTCCgtgatgtaatgtaatgaaaagGCGTTtccacgcgcgcgcgcgcacacacacacacacactcacacacacacacacacacacacttttaatattttattttattaaagtattgcttataaatatatataaacatatattatataataatatacgTTGTAAGCTATTGctttattaattattatcaaattattaataaatcattttctaATGCTTTGTAGACCAATTATAAGCAATTTAATAACTCCAAATGAATTCCCCTTCATTGGTCTCTGACCACTTATTTCTAGAGAAGGACTGCAGATGGACCAAAACCCATCTACTGACAACCTGATGGATTCAAACTCTTAGAAAGTAAGAAACACAGgagcatttaaaaatgaattaccaacatttataactgcattaTTACCAAATAGAAAGAATAAACACCAACCagggatttttcacaacctggcaactcAATATTTGTTTGTCTTATTATATTATAACGTATTTTTAAAGCATTATTACATTATCTATTAAACTTAAACCATTTAGCCTGTTAACCATTAACAAAACTTAGACCTTTAGACCTTAAAACTTTAGACCTTATCATACAGCTTCTAGTAGGGACACTGATCATGTATACCTGAAGAAATAGAAACAgactgaaacaacaacaaggccacagtatacacagtataacagtatacaaaataattataataaaaaaatatgtacatgtacataaataaaaataaatatacttaaagaaaaatatctttacATTCCAGCAGACAATATATTAGGTTTCAATCAGATAAACAGGATACAAACAttgcaaagaagtgaagagtgcaaggagtgctgagataaatattaaatgttaaaaaaaaaagacatgttacTTTTATACATATAGTAGTTATGTTCAGTATATTCAGCCTGTTCAAATATACAGCAATGAATGAGATGTACTgcacattttgtaatttaaacTAAGTATGTattatgtgtatgtacagtggGTATAGTGTTACAGGGTTATTGCACAGTGACTGAATTAACTGTTCATAAGATGACCCATGTGGTAGTAAAgataattaaataaagaaataacacaaagtCTTTGTTAAAACACTTGAAACTGCAACATAGCAtgtcaaagttttttttcctggctgTTGTATACCAGCTAGTTTTGCAGTGAAATTATTGGTAGGTTTACAAAAGCATAATCCAACCCATCCTGATGTACTGTTCCTAtctccaacaaaaacaaacttaccAGGATCTGCCTCCAGAATCATCCCCTCCCAACCTCTCAGACACGAACAACAGAACCGTCACACGCCTTGCACTCACAATAGTGAACGACAGCGATCACCCCTTTCAATCCACACTTCACACTACTGCCTTCAGGCCGTAGATACAGGACTCTGAAATGGAGAGCTTGTTTGGCAGAAGTTTTGTCCCTTCTGCCCTAGTAGCACTAAACAAACCGCCTCACTGACCTTGTATAGAGCCAGCcttatctgtatgtgtgtgatacacatatatgtattgGGATACAGGCAGGGATGAATgttatatgtatgtatctgtatgtaTATCTGTACAGTGAGGTGTGGTtatctgtatgtgtctgtgtgtatgtacctATGTACAGgctgtgaaaaacaaatttcctgcaggATAATAAAGACTAAATGGTAAAACTTTATAATAAGGGTACAAATAATAAGCTTAAGCAATTCTCAACTAGAAGTCATGATGATTTGATGCATGAAATAATGCTGGATGTATAATGAATTCCTGTTGTTTACCATTAACAAATGATCAAGTCACTATGACTTTATGTGATTAGTTTACACATAATCGATTGTTAATTAATGAATGTTATTTCACAGTTTCATACATTACAGTTTTGTACCTACAGTTACTGTGGCAGCATTGTTCAAGCTGATCATGTCTGTCTCGTGTTGCTAGCTTGCAAATGTGGTATAAATAGCATCAGGTCATGCAGCAACATGTAGATGATTGCATCTTTTGATCGGAGAAAACAGCAGCTTCATAGAGGCTGATCAAATGCATGGGTATAAAATGCCCTTTACTATAACTGGAATTCAGCTAATTTGCTGGCATATCAATTAATGTATGAATTAACATTCAGATAAGATTTCAGTATAtcgtgatatggcataagtgttgcctggttttaaaggctacattacagtaaaatgatgtaattttctgaacttactagactgttctagctgttatattatttgcctttacccacttagtcactATATTCACATcactaatgattatttatcaaaaatctcagtgtaaatattttgtgaaagcaccaatagtcattcCTGCTATATTGTTGCaagcaaaaatatatatagtgaTATTCTGATTTTATCCATTACTTAAGTGAGTGGTTTTCAAACTAtttcacgtcaaggacccctaaactgacacaaat
This genomic interval from Thunnus thynnus chromosome 11, fThuThy2.1, whole genome shotgun sequence contains the following:
- the LOC137192571 gene encoding CASP8 and FADD-like apoptosis regulator, yielding MALQDRHLLHDINLIAESLSSSERSLLLYLCENLDTDDSVTFLKEILRSKATSCEDGRLFLAELVLQLRRFDILRKVFRISRDEVERSLKYREVLPRFRVLMANISEDMASEDLDSVKFLLGGTVPRERMDKAKNFLDIITELEKLDKVSSEQVDFVEECLRDIGRVDLAKKVNMYKTTAATSEQCSCQQRRLRVPFQTPTTNSSHSPRQTRLGQSLHIATENIPMPAYREQNYQSPLDGYKFNTDPRGVCVIIDCVGNDGEMLEDTFKTLHFNVVLHKLLSVDDTLSTLRGIFRQRENHGGDGFVCCIISRGTASHLLATDSYGAGLHLDMVRRLFNADACPMLAGKPKLFFIQRYGVPEFQPSARMEHRDEDLETDGCNSVPTDADVFWSHCWTDEHHLQQGYHRSIYLKALTDALHKGQRRKTSLFHVHTEVNGAVYEHNRRNPGEEYHIELKHTLRKELYLQ